Proteins from a single region of Pseudarthrobacter sp. NIBRBAC000502772:
- a CDS encoding allantoate amidohydrolase, with product METVNQLLDSIKDVGRDAVRGGYSRAVYSTAELDLRSWFIEQATQRGLDVETDRNGIIWAWWGKPQDGALVTGSHLDSVPGGGAFDGPLGVASALAAVDLLKARGVQPRRSLAITAFPEEEGSRFGVACLGSRLLTGAIDVDKARNLRDGDGNTFADVARANGLDPRHIGPDPHALARIGDFVELHVEQGKGLGADGPAIAVGSSILGHGRWKLSISGQGNHAGTTLMADRADPMVAAAQIIVAIRQAAARQPDARATVGRLIPVPGGTNVIASRVDMWLDARHPDDAVTARLIEAIHGRAQRVSAEEGCTVTLTEESYSGTVHFDPGLTRSISGMLPDAPLLATGAGHDAGVLAGFVPSAMLFVRNPSGISHSPEEHVTDEDAGVGAAALADVLAGLL from the coding sequence GTGGAAACCGTCAACCAACTCCTCGATTCCATCAAGGACGTGGGCCGCGATGCGGTCCGCGGAGGCTATTCCCGGGCCGTCTACTCGACGGCAGAACTCGACCTGAGGTCCTGGTTCATCGAGCAGGCAACGCAGCGTGGCCTGGACGTCGAGACCGACCGGAACGGCATCATCTGGGCGTGGTGGGGCAAGCCCCAGGATGGTGCCCTGGTGACCGGCAGCCACCTTGACTCCGTCCCCGGCGGCGGCGCCTTCGACGGTCCCCTGGGGGTCGCGTCCGCGCTGGCCGCCGTCGATCTCCTCAAGGCCCGGGGCGTCCAGCCGCGCCGCTCCCTGGCCATTACCGCCTTCCCGGAAGAGGAGGGTTCCCGCTTTGGAGTTGCCTGCCTCGGATCCCGCCTCCTGACCGGAGCCATCGACGTGGACAAGGCGCGGAACTTGCGCGACGGCGACGGCAACACGTTCGCCGACGTCGCCCGGGCCAATGGCCTGGACCCGCGCCACATCGGGCCGGATCCGCACGCGCTGGCACGGATCGGTGACTTCGTTGAACTGCATGTGGAGCAGGGCAAGGGCCTCGGCGCGGACGGCCCGGCCATTGCCGTCGGCAGTTCCATCCTGGGCCACGGCCGCTGGAAGCTGAGCATCAGCGGCCAGGGCAACCACGCCGGGACCACCCTGATGGCAGACCGGGCGGATCCGATGGTGGCGGCCGCCCAGATCATCGTGGCCATCCGGCAGGCCGCCGCCCGCCAACCCGATGCACGCGCCACCGTGGGGCGCCTAATCCCGGTGCCGGGCGGCACCAACGTCATCGCCTCCCGGGTGGACATGTGGCTGGATGCGCGCCACCCGGACGATGCCGTCACGGCCAGGCTGATCGAAGCCATCCATGGGAGGGCCCAGCGGGTGTCAGCGGAGGAAGGCTGCACCGTGACCCTGACCGAGGAGTCCTACAGCGGGACGGTGCATTTTGATCCGGGCCTGACCCGAAGCATCAGCGGGATGCTGCCGGACGCGCCCCTGCTGGCCACCGGGGCAGGTCATGATGCCGGTGTGCTGGCCGGGTTTGTGCCGTCCGCCATGCTTTTCGTCCGGAACCCCAGCGGAATTTCGCATTCCCCGGAGGAGCACGTCACGGACGAGGACGCCGGCGTGGGCGCTGCCGCCCTCGCGGACGTCCTGGCAGGCCTGCTGTGA
- a CDS encoding IclR family transcriptional regulator, translating to MAADSSTRTVERALALLSAVCTDGAISLSDAARLVDLSASTALRLLRTLEASGFVSRDPGGNFRPGASVIQLGALALGHESLVSLCTPAMKELVAKTGESCYLSIPGTGDTGIYIAIVEGTHSIRHASWVGRSIPLEGSAAGKVLTGGESERGFAVMRSGVEDDVTAVAAPVIMGGRTVAALSIVAPSYRLNELKATKIGEDLARVAKTILTTPSENHEKPLESMDTK from the coding sequence GTGGCTGCAGATTCTTCAACCCGGACGGTGGAACGGGCCCTGGCGCTGCTGAGTGCCGTCTGCACAGACGGTGCCATCAGCCTCAGCGACGCGGCCCGGCTGGTTGATCTGTCCGCCAGCACGGCCCTGCGTCTGCTCCGGACGCTGGAGGCCAGCGGGTTCGTATCACGGGATCCGGGCGGGAACTTCAGGCCCGGCGCCAGCGTCATCCAGCTGGGGGCACTGGCCCTGGGCCACGAATCCCTGGTCTCCCTCTGCACCCCGGCCATGAAGGAACTCGTCGCAAAAACCGGTGAGTCCTGCTACCTCAGCATTCCCGGCACTGGCGACACCGGAATCTACATAGCAATCGTTGAAGGAACCCACTCGATCCGGCATGCCAGCTGGGTCGGCAGAAGCATCCCGCTGGAGGGATCGGCCGCAGGCAAAGTCCTCACCGGCGGCGAGTCCGAACGCGGCTTCGCGGTCATGCGCAGCGGCGTTGAAGATGACGTGACGGCGGTTGCCGCCCCCGTCATCATGGGCGGCCGGACCGTGGCCGCCCTGAGCATCGTGGCACCCAGCTACAGGCTGAACGAGCTGAAGGCAACGAAGATCGGCGAGGACCTGGCGAGGGTGGCCAAAACCATTCTCACCACGCCCTCCGAAAACCATGAAAAGCCCCTGGAAAGCATGGATACAAAATGA
- a CDS encoding ABC transporter ATP-binding protein: protein MIRFESVTKTYPDGTVAVDGLDLEAPTGKLTILVGPSGCGKTTSLRMINRLIEPTAGTIYLDDQPTSGMDAALLRRRIGYVIQHAGLFPHRTIVDNVATMPLLLGESRQKARMKALELMERVGLPANFAKRYPWQLSGGQQQRVGVARALASDPAFMLMDEPFSAVDPVVRAQLQDEFLRLQREIGKTIIMVTHDIDEALKLGDQVAVMRVGGKLAQMATPSELLTSPADEFVADFVGRDRGYRSLGFTSAAGTVTVSEEAVVQLGDSAAEAHAKATGAWVLVVDGGRKPLGWAQTELIVGELKREHLNLSGTSATSAGTMRQLLDAALSSPSRRGVVVNDTGELIGTVTASDIVKAIEAEPHLETAR, encoded by the coding sequence ATGATCAGGTTTGAAAGTGTTACCAAGACCTACCCGGACGGGACAGTGGCCGTGGATGGGCTGGACCTCGAAGCCCCCACCGGCAAGCTGACCATCCTTGTGGGCCCGTCAGGCTGCGGCAAGACCACCTCGCTCCGGATGATCAACCGCCTCATCGAGCCCACCGCCGGAACCATTTACCTTGATGACCAGCCCACCTCCGGGATGGACGCAGCATTGCTCCGCCGCAGGATCGGCTACGTGATCCAGCACGCCGGGCTCTTCCCGCACCGCACTATTGTGGACAACGTGGCCACCATGCCGCTACTCCTGGGCGAGAGCCGGCAGAAAGCCCGCATGAAGGCCCTTGAGCTCATGGAGCGCGTTGGCCTTCCGGCGAACTTCGCCAAGCGCTACCCCTGGCAGCTCTCGGGCGGCCAGCAGCAGCGTGTTGGCGTGGCCCGCGCCTTGGCATCGGACCCCGCATTCATGCTCATGGACGAACCCTTCAGCGCCGTGGACCCCGTGGTCCGCGCGCAGCTCCAGGACGAATTCCTCCGCCTGCAGCGTGAAATCGGCAAGACCATCATCATGGTTACCCACGACATCGACGAAGCCCTCAAGCTGGGGGACCAGGTGGCCGTGATGCGCGTCGGCGGGAAGCTCGCCCAGATGGCCACGCCGTCGGAGCTGCTTACCTCCCCGGCCGACGAGTTTGTGGCCGACTTCGTGGGACGCGACCGGGGCTACCGTTCCCTCGGCTTCACCAGCGCGGCCGGAACCGTGACGGTGAGCGAAGAGGCTGTGGTCCAGCTCGGAGACTCCGCCGCGGAGGCACACGCCAAGGCCACCGGCGCGTGGGTCTTGGTGGTCGACGGCGGACGGAAGCCACTTGGCTGGGCACAGACCGAGCTGATCGTCGGCGAGCTCAAGCGGGAGCATCTGAACCTCAGCGGCACGTCTGCGACATCGGCCGGCACTATGCGCCAGTTGCTGGACGCAGCACTGTCCTCCCCCAGCCGGCGCGGCGTCGTCGTCAATGACACCGGTGAGCTCATCGGCACGGTCACTGCGTCCGACATCGTCAAGGCCATCGAAGCCGAACCGCACCTGGAGACGGCCCGATGA